From the genome of Novosphingobium sp. TH158, one region includes:
- a CDS encoding alpha/beta hydrolase has product MDRERVRTMAGKDEKTGSADPFTEMFRIQQQATQAMLDQFAGFATQAAAPLATPDPSEFAQWADAMQRLQALMLDFQPDAALAAAPRQLTDPSAWLELVEGWYRQMPFADAETQARMWADGVKLWQGVLGQFTGEQPQGDGGPDLPRKDRRFADPRWREQPVFALVHQAYLLFSEQLAQLADKAEGLDPDRKEQLRFATRTLTEALSPANFPLTNPVVLEKTIETKGENLVKGMEHLLTDLKKGQLTHTDPTAFELGRNIAMTPGKVVHETPLFQLIQYSPTTESVLEVPLVIFPPWINRFYILDLNPAKSFVRWAVEQGITVFMVSWKSADASMAEVVWDDYIRAQIEAIDHVRERLGVPAVHAIGYCVAGTTLAATLAVLCRRGEGDKVKSATFFTAQVDFEEAGELRNFIDDQQLAALKALGSEGYLDGRIMAATFNMLRSSDLIWNYVIDNYLLGKDYPAFDLLYWNGDTTNLPAKWHNAYLCDLYRDNKLVVPDALSGDGTPIDLTRITVPCFIQAGREDHIAPPESVWKITRHLRGPWTFMLAGSGHIAGVVNPPAAGKYQYWTNPEPGDSLADFVAGAQEHPGSWWGYWLGWIEAQDAARVPAGGKRVPGGKGDCAIEDAPGRYVRMP; this is encoded by the coding sequence ATGGACCGGGAAAGGGTGCGGACGATGGCGGGCAAGGACGAAAAGACCGGCAGCGCGGATCCCTTCACCGAGATGTTCCGCATCCAGCAGCAGGCAACCCAGGCGATGCTCGACCAGTTCGCCGGCTTTGCCACGCAGGCCGCAGCACCGCTTGCCACCCCCGATCCGTCCGAGTTCGCCCAGTGGGCCGATGCCATGCAGCGGTTGCAGGCGCTTATGCTCGATTTCCAGCCCGATGCCGCGCTTGCCGCCGCGCCGCGACAGCTGACCGATCCCTCCGCCTGGCTTGAGCTTGTCGAGGGCTGGTATCGGCAGATGCCCTTCGCCGACGCCGAAACCCAGGCACGGATGTGGGCGGACGGCGTGAAGCTATGGCAGGGTGTGCTGGGCCAGTTCACCGGCGAGCAGCCCCAGGGCGATGGCGGGCCGGACCTGCCGCGCAAGGACCGCCGCTTTGCCGATCCGCGCTGGCGCGAGCAGCCCGTCTTCGCGCTGGTCCACCAGGCCTACCTGCTGTTTTCGGAACAGCTCGCCCAGCTGGCGGACAAGGCGGAGGGTCTCGATCCCGACCGCAAGGAACAGCTGCGCTTCGCCACCCGCACGCTGACCGAGGCGCTCAGCCCCGCGAACTTCCCGCTGACCAATCCGGTGGTGCTGGAAAAGACCATCGAGACCAAGGGCGAGAACCTGGTCAAGGGGATGGAGCACCTGCTGACCGACCTGAAGAAGGGGCAGCTCACCCATACCGACCCCACGGCTTTCGAACTGGGGCGCAACATTGCCATGACCCCGGGCAAGGTGGTCCACGAAACACCGCTGTTCCAGCTGATCCAGTATTCGCCGACCACCGAAAGCGTGCTGGAAGTGCCGCTGGTGATCTTCCCGCCGTGGATCAACCGGTTCTACATCCTGGACCTCAACCCGGCGAAAAGCTTCGTCCGCTGGGCTGTCGAGCAGGGTATCACCGTGTTCATGGTTTCGTGGAAGTCGGCCGATGCCTCGATGGCTGAGGTGGTCTGGGACGATTACATCCGCGCGCAGATCGAGGCGATCGACCATGTGCGCGAGCGGCTTGGCGTGCCGGCGGTCCATGCCATCGGCTATTGCGTGGCCGGGACAACCCTTGCCGCGACGCTGGCCGTCCTGTGCCGACGCGGCGAGGGCGACAAGGTCAAGAGCGCCACCTTCTTCACCGCGCAGGTCGACTTCGAAGAGGCGGGCGAGCTTCGCAACTTCATCGATGACCAGCAACTTGCCGCGCTCAAGGCGCTGGGCAGCGAAGGGTATCTCGACGGGCGGATCATGGCGGCCACGTTCAACATGCTGCGCAGTTCCGACCTGATCTGGAACTACGTGATCGACAATTACCTGCTGGGCAAGGATTACCCGGCCTTCGACCTGCTCTACTGGAACGGTGACACCACGAACCTGCCGGCAAAGTGGCACAACGCCTACCTGTGCGATCTCTATCGCGACAACAAGCTGGTCGTGCCCGATGCGCTGAGCGGCGATGGCACGCCGATCGACCTGACGCGCATCACCGTGCCCTGCTTCATCCAGGCCGGTCGCGAAGACCATATTGCGCCGCCCGAAAGCGTCTGGAAGATCACCCGCCACCTGCGCGGGCCCTGGACCTTCATGCTGGCCGGATCGGGGCACATCGCCGGGGTCGTCAACCCGCCGGCGGCGGGCAAGTACCAGTACTGGACCAACCCGGAACCGGGCGATTCGCTCGCCGACTTCGTCGCGGGGGCGCAGGAGCATCCCGGCTCGTGGTGGGGCTACTGGCTCGGCTGGATCGAGGCGCAGGACGCCGCCCGCGTGCCGGCCGGGGGCAAGCGGGTGCCGGGCGGCAAGGGCGATTGCGCGATCGAGGATGCACCGGGGCGCTACGTCCGTATGCCTTGA
- a CDS encoding N-acetyltransferase, translating into MAASSRSSGELEITPVSGKAGIADFVDYGYRINAADPNYVPQLRGEEIGKFTPGENPFFEHARVQLFLARRGGKIVGRISAHYDELALTQSVEQGMGPGTGNWGALETEDADIASALIARAEAWLREQGMTKVLAPMNLSVWEEPGLLVQGHDHPPMVMMGHQNARYQPWIEGAGYTLAKKLYTYDLDIAKEFPPLIQRIVSSGEKNERIKVREVDLAHFQREVKIICDILNDAWSDNWGFVPFTESEIAYTAKKLKPICKPDLIRIAEYDGEPVAFMMTLPDLNQVQKRVVRPNGKPSLLGWLKLAMWIWKPTNADMRVPLMGVVKRLQSSRMASQLAFMMIEYIRRASVTRYNGKRGEIGWILEDNQGMVAIADAIESRINKQYNIYQKTL; encoded by the coding sequence GTGGCGGCAAGTTCTCGATCATCGGGCGAACTAGAGATTACCCCGGTTTCCGGCAAGGCCGGCATCGCGGACTTTGTCGATTACGGTTATCGGATAAACGCTGCCGATCCCAATTACGTCCCGCAGTTGCGGGGGGAAGAGATCGGCAAGTTCACTCCGGGCGAGAACCCCTTTTTCGAACATGCGCGGGTCCAGCTGTTCCTTGCCCGCCGCGGCGGGAAGATCGTCGGGCGCATATCGGCGCATTACGATGAACTGGCGCTGACGCAGTCGGTGGAGCAGGGCATGGGTCCGGGCACCGGCAACTGGGGTGCGCTGGAAACCGAGGACGCCGATATTGCCAGCGCCCTGATCGCCCGGGCCGAGGCCTGGCTGCGCGAACAGGGCATGACCAAGGTTCTTGCCCCGATGAACCTCTCGGTCTGGGAAGAGCCGGGCCTGCTTGTGCAGGGGCACGATCATCCGCCGATGGTGATGATGGGCCACCAGAATGCCCGCTACCAGCCGTGGATCGAAGGGGCCGGCTATACGCTTGCCAAGAAGCTCTACACCTATGACCTGGACATCGCGAAGGAGTTCCCGCCGCTGATCCAGCGGATCGTTTCTTCGGGCGAGAAGAACGAGCGGATCAAGGTGCGCGAGGTCGATCTCGCCCACTTCCAGCGCGAGGTGAAGATCATCTGCGACATCCTCAACGATGCCTGGTCGGACAACTGGGGCTTCGTGCCCTTCACCGAAAGCGAGATCGCCTATACCGCGAAGAAGCTGAAGCCGATCTGCAAGCCGGACCTGATCCGCATTGCCGAATACGATGGCGAGCCGGTGGCCTTCATGATGACCCTGCCCGATCTCAACCAGGTCCAGAAGCGGGTGGTCCGCCCGAACGGCAAGCCCAGCCTGCTCGGCTGGCTGAAGCTGGCCATGTGGATCTGGAAGCCGACCAATGCCGATATGCGCGTGCCGCTGATGGGCGTGGTCAAGCGGCTGCAAAGCTCGCGCATGGCCAGCCAGCTGGCTTTCATGATGATCGAATACATCCGCCGCGCCTCGGTCACCCGCTACAACGGCAAGCGTGGCGAGATCGGCTGGATCCTCGAGGACAACCAGGGAATGGTCGCCATCGCCGATGCCATCGAGAGTAGGATCAACAAGCAGTACAACATCTACCAGAAGACGCTTTGA
- a CDS encoding phasin family protein, with translation MAEVQDTQPLDSAEKAYAEAASDAPVVLPALKPAKDVAEQKTLTKPAARKAPAKKTAAKSGKPTLSALKEKIMAKTTNTDFTAAFSTAFADVQEKAKAAYEKGTAAAGEATEFAKGNVEALVESGKIFAEGAKALGGELVAEGKGAFETLTADVKEMAAIKSPADFFKFQSELARRNFDAAVAASSKNTEALFKLANDAFAPLSTRVSLAVEKFSKAA, from the coding sequence ATGGCCGAGGTACAGGACACGCAACCGCTCGATTCCGCTGAAAAGGCCTATGCCGAAGCAGCCTCCGATGCGCCTGTCGTCCTCCCCGCGCTGAAGCCCGCCAAGGACGTTGCGGAGCAGAAAACACTCACCAAGCCGGCCGCCCGCAAGGCGCCGGCCAAGAAGACGGCCGCGAAGAGCGGCAAGCCCACCCTCTCCGCGCTCAAGGAAAAGATCATGGCCAAGACCACCAACACGGACTTCACTGCCGCGTTCTCCACTGCCTTCGCCGACGTCCAGGAAAAGGCCAAGGCGGCTTACGAAAAGGGCACCGCCGCTGCCGGCGAAGCCACCGAATTCGCCAAGGGCAATGTCGAAGCCCTCGTCGAATCGGGCAAGATCTTCGCTGAAGGCGCCAAGGCGCTTGGCGGCGAGCTGGTCGCCGAAGGCAAGGGCGCGTTCGAAACGCTGACCGCCGACGTCAAGGAAATGGCCGCAATCAAGTCGCCCGCCGATTTCTTCAAGTTCCAGTCGGAACTCGCGCGCCGCAATTTCGATGCCGCCGTTGCTGCCAGCTCGAAGAACACCGAAGCGCTGTTCAAGCTTGCCAACGACGCCTTCGCACCGCTTTCCACCCGCGTAAGCCTCGCCGTCGAGAAGTTCTCGAAGGCCGCCTGA
- a CDS encoding LptF/LptG family permease, giving the protein MFRSFPAIDRYIFRLVLMPMCGVFLIAASLLILDKMLKLFDFVALQGGPVSVVFKMLANLLPEYASLAIPLGLLLGILLAFRKLAISSELDVMRAVGLSYTRLLRVPYMITFALALVNFLNVSYLQPLARYYYEQINFELKTGALGASIKVGEFSTLGDKMALRIEQSREDGRQLIGIFARLADNKGQVLTVSAREGRFLSLKDHPDTIVFRLTDGQIVQDTPGSSPRVLTFTRHDLPISLPALQRFRERGGGEREYILPELLRIGWIEDAGEVDRAKVRASFSYRMVEVVMMLLMPLLAVALAVPPKRSTSGLGLFVSIVMVVAYHKVNESGAAAAARGDVGPLLALWGPFALFAALILWMYWRIAYVPGGQPIGALEKFAQGLGKRVTAFFQRHPAARKLTGLGEGAGNAV; this is encoded by the coding sequence TTGTTCAGATCCTTTCCCGCCATTGACCGCTACATCTTCCGCCTCGTGCTGATGCCGATGTGCGGCGTGTTCCTTATCGCCGCCTCGCTGCTGATCCTCGACAAGATGCTGAAGCTGTTCGATTTCGTGGCGCTTCAGGGCGGCCCGGTCAGCGTCGTGTTCAAGATGCTGGCCAACCTGCTGCCCGAATATGCCAGCCTTGCGATTCCGCTGGGGCTGCTGCTCGGCATCCTGCTCGCCTTCCGCAAGCTCGCGATTTCGAGCGAGCTGGATGTCATGCGCGCGGTCGGCCTGTCCTACACGCGCCTGCTGCGTGTTCCCTACATGATCACTTTCGCCCTCGCGCTGGTGAACTTTCTCAACGTTTCGTACCTGCAGCCGCTGGCGCGCTATTATTACGAGCAGATCAACTTCGAGCTGAAGACCGGCGCGCTCGGCGCCTCGATCAAGGTCGGCGAGTTTTCGACGCTGGGCGACAAGATGGCGCTGCGCATTGAGCAGAGCCGCGAGGACGGCCGCCAGCTGATCGGCATCTTCGCGCGACTGGCGGACAACAAGGGGCAGGTTCTCACCGTTTCTGCCCGCGAAGGGCGCTTCCTTTCGCTCAAGGATCATCCCGATACCATCGTATTCCGACTGACCGACGGGCAGATCGTGCAGGATACCCCGGGCAGCAGCCCGCGCGTGCTGACCTTCACCCGGCATGACCTGCCGATATCGCTGCCGGCGTTGCAGCGCTTCCGCGAGCGGGGCGGGGGCGAGCGGGAATATATCCTGCCCGAACTGCTGCGCATCGGCTGGATCGAGGATGCGGGCGAGGTCGATCGCGCCAAGGTGCGCGCAAGCTTCTCTTACCGGATGGTCGAAGTGGTCATGATGCTGCTGATGCCGCTGCTCGCCGTGGCGCTGGCCGTGCCGCCCAAGCGCTCAACCTCGGGGCTTGGGCTGTTCGTCTCGATCGTGATGGTGGTCGCCTATCACAAGGTCAACGAATCGGGCGCCGCCGCCGCCGCGCGCGGCGATGTCGGGCCCTTGCTGGCGCTGTGGGGGCCCTTCGCCTTGTTTGCCGCGCTGATCCTGTGGATGTACTGGCGCATTGCCTATGTTCCGGGTGGCCAGCCGATCGGTGCGCTCGAAAAGTTCGCCCAGGGCCTCGGCAAGCGGGTTACGGCCTTCTTCCAGCGGCATCCGGCGGCCCGCAAGCTGACCGGACTTGGCGAGGGGGCCGGCAATGCTGTCTGA
- a CDS encoding winged helix-turn-helix domain-containing protein, with the protein MYRFHWPEAEPPPAAWDLRRKGWQLILHGESLPASCLTLLAQPALADAIERAGRRAATILLGIESSAARAQWLAMGFGDALPRQLSLDELDLRARRLHHALDYEPRRRCHGALELDLLMRDGTVNGRRIGLHPREFSLLWRLAQTPGRGVPPDDLLAEVWRMSFKPETNSLAVHVCRLRAKLASAGLGGIVTTTPDGGYALSPVRGGPDPLQRRLAMEEEARHPSSDLPARKARHEA; encoded by the coding sequence GTGTACCGGTTTCACTGGCCCGAAGCTGAGCCGCCCCCCGCCGCTTGGGACCTGCGGCGCAAGGGATGGCAGCTCATCCTGCATGGCGAGAGCCTGCCGGCGTCATGCCTGACCCTGCTGGCGCAACCGGCCCTTGCCGACGCAATCGAGCGGGCCGGGCGACGGGCTGCCACGATCCTGCTGGGCATCGAATCCAGCGCAGCGCGGGCCCAATGGCTGGCCATGGGCTTTGGTGATGCACTTCCGCGCCAGCTCTCGCTTGACGAGCTGGACCTGCGCGCCCGCCGCCTGCACCACGCACTCGACTACGAACCGAGGCGGCGATGCCACGGCGCGCTCGAGCTCGACCTGCTCATGCGCGACGGTACGGTTAACGGGCGGCGCATCGGCCTGCACCCGCGCGAGTTTTCCCTGCTCTGGCGCCTGGCGCAAACCCCGGGACGCGGGGTGCCGCCCGACGACCTGCTGGCAGAAGTATGGCGGATGAGCTTCAAGCCGGAAACGAACAGCCTTGCCGTCCATGTCTGCCGCCTGCGCGCCAAACTGGCCTCGGCCGGGCTGGGCGGGATCGTGACGACAACACCGGATGGCGGCTATGCGCTGTCACCGGTCCGCGGCGGGCCAGACCCGTTGCAGCGCAGGCTTGCCATGGAGGAGGAAGCCCGGCACCCAAGCAGCGACCTGCCAGCCCGGAAAGCCCGCCATGAAGCATGA
- the clpS gene encoding ATP-dependent Clp protease adapter ClpS: MPPVRAEEEDDSGQGTGGGAQVGLATRTRAKPKKPSQFKVLMLNDDYTPMEFVVIVLKRFFHMDMDQATRVMLHVHQKGVGVCGIFPYEIAETKVNQVMDFARQNQHPLQCTLEKA; the protein is encoded by the coding sequence ATGCCGCCTGTCCGCGCCGAGGAGGAAGACGATTCGGGCCAGGGCACCGGTGGCGGCGCACAGGTCGGCTTGGCTACGCGCACCAGGGCCAAGCCCAAGAAGCCCAGCCAGTTCAAGGTGCTGATGCTGAACGACGATTACACCCCGATGGAATTCGTGGTGATCGTGCTCAAGCGCTTCTTCCATATGGATATGGATCAGGCGACGCGGGTGATGCTGCACGTCCACCAGAAAGGCGTCGGCGTCTGCGGTATCTTCCCTTACGAGATCGCCGAAACCAAGGTGAACCAGGTGATGGACTTTGCCCGGCAGAACCAGCACCCCTTGCAGTGCACGCTTGAGAAGGCCTGA
- a CDS encoding LL-diaminopimelate aminotransferase, producing the protein MEEEFYRIKRLPPYVIAEVNDMRAAARAAGRDIIDLGMGNPDLPPPQHIIDKLCEVAQKPSAHGYSASSGIPGVRKAQANYYARRFGVELDPATEVVMTMGSKEGLASLATAITAPGDVVLAPNPSYPIHTFGFIIAGATIRSVPTTPDERYWESLERAMAFTVPRPSVLIVNYPGNPTAETVDLAFYERLVAWAKENKVWILSDLAYSELYYDGQPTPSILQVPGAKDVAVEFTSMSKTFSMAGWRVGFAVGNPRLIAALKRVKSYLDYGAFTPIQAATCAALNGPQDIVEMNRALYQKRRDVMVEAFGRAGWEIPSPKASMFAWAPLPPALKHMGSLEFSKQLLTHAEVAVAPGVGYGEEGEGFVRIAMVENEQRLRQAARNIKRYLSTMGVNTTAA; encoded by the coding sequence ATGGAAGAAGAGTTCTACCGCATCAAGCGCCTGCCGCCCTATGTCATCGCCGAAGTGAATGACATGCGAGCAGCCGCCCGTGCGGCAGGCCGCGACATCATCGACCTTGGCATGGGCAATCCCGACCTGCCCCCTCCGCAACACATCATCGACAAGCTGTGCGAGGTTGCGCAAAAGCCTTCGGCCCATGGCTATTCGGCCTCTTCGGGCATCCCCGGCGTGCGCAAGGCTCAGGCCAACTATTATGCCCGCCGCTTCGGCGTCGAGCTCGATCCGGCGACCGAAGTCGTCATGACCATGGGGTCGAAGGAAGGCCTGGCCTCGCTTGCCACGGCGATCACCGCCCCCGGCGACGTGGTGCTGGCACCCAATCCCAGCTACCCGATCCACACCTTCGGCTTCATCATTGCCGGCGCGACGATCCGTTCCGTGCCGACCACGCCGGACGAACGTTATTGGGAATCGCTTGAGCGCGCGATGGCCTTCACGGTTCCGCGCCCCTCGGTGCTGATCGTCAACTATCCCGGCAACCCCACTGCCGAAACGGTGGACCTGGCCTTTTACGAACGGCTGGTGGCCTGGGCCAAGGAGAACAAGGTCTGGATCCTTTCCGACCTTGCCTATTCCGAACTCTATTACGACGGCCAGCCGACGCCTTCGATCCTGCAGGTGCCGGGCGCCAAGGACGTGGCGGTGGAATTCACCTCCATGTCCAAGACTTTCTCCATGGCCGGTTGGCGCGTGGGCTTTGCTGTGGGCAACCCGCGCCTCATCGCCGCGCTGAAGCGGGTGAAGAGCTACCTTGATTATGGCGCCTTCACCCCGATCCAGGCCGCAACCTGCGCGGCCCTGAACGGGCCGCAGGACATCGTCGAGATGAACCGCGCGCTTTACCAGAAGCGCCGCGACGTGATGGTGGAGGCTTTCGGGCGCGCCGGGTGGGAAATCCCGAGCCCCAAGGCCTCGATGTTCGCCTGGGCGCCGTTGCCCCCCGCCCTGAAGCACATGGGCAGCCTGGAATTCTCCAAGCAGCTGCTCACCCATGCCGAAGTCGCTGTCGCTCCGGGCGTCGGCTATGGTGAGGAGGGCGAGGGCTTCGTCCGCATCGCCATGGTCGAGAATGAACAACGGCTCCGGCAGGCGGCGCGCAACATCAAGCGGTATTTGTCCACAATGGGTGTGAATACCACCGCCGCCTGA
- a CDS encoding dicarboxylate/amino acid:cation symporter codes for MKVQSAAAGFPEIKVPAGLTFAGLVLGLVSGLAFQGTAAMEPLLEYGGLAGTVWLRMLQLTILPLVVGLVYTGISQTLAAANGGRLARRAVGLFFIVLLAAGTMAALLVPALLTAFPIPERAAAALRGTAAAAGEVPGFREVLLAMMPENIFASAASGAMLPIVLFVSVFAVAATRIAESPRRQLALFFEGLAAAMMVVVGWVLRLAPIGVFGLALPLAASSGSDAIGALAHYILIVSAAGLVVLLGGIVLALTLGGQKPGTFFRAMTPVYAVALSTQSSLASLPAMLSATRRMGVREATTDFVLPLAVAIFRGTSPAMNMGVAIYAAYLTGTPLSAWALGAGVLVAFLVSLSSVSLPGTLSFVISVGPIANAMGVPIAPLALLVAVEMLPDIMRTLGNVTMDVATTATVDRAQERDS; via the coding sequence ATGAAAGTGCAATCGGCAGCTGCGGGTTTCCCGGAAATCAAGGTTCCGGCGGGCCTGACCTTTGCCGGGCTGGTGCTGGGGCTGGTCAGCGGACTGGCCTTCCAGGGCACTGCGGCCATGGAACCGCTGCTGGAATATGGCGGGCTGGCCGGCACGGTCTGGCTGCGGATGCTGCAATTGACCATCCTGCCGCTGGTGGTCGGACTGGTCTATACCGGCATTTCGCAGACGCTTGCGGCGGCCAATGGCGGACGGCTGGCGCGGCGCGCGGTCGGGCTGTTCTTCATCGTGCTGCTGGCTGCCGGAACCATGGCAGCGCTGCTTGTGCCGGCCCTGCTCACGGCTTTCCCGATTCCCGAGCGCGCTGCCGCGGCCCTGCGCGGAACGGCCGCGGCCGCCGGTGAAGTGCCCGGCTTCCGCGAAGTGCTGCTGGCCATGATGCCGGAAAACATCTTCGCCTCGGCCGCCAGCGGGGCGATGCTGCCGATCGTGCTGTTCGTTTCGGTCTTTGCCGTGGCGGCAACCCGCATTGCCGAATCCCCGCGCCGCCAGCTGGCGCTGTTCTTCGAAGGACTGGCGGCGGCGATGATGGTTGTCGTCGGCTGGGTGCTCAGGCTCGCGCCCATCGGCGTTTTCGGCCTTGCCCTGCCTCTGGCCGCAAGCAGCGGATCGGATGCCATCGGCGCCCTGGCCCATTACATCCTGATCGTCAGCGCGGCGGGCCTGGTGGTGCTGCTGGGCGGCATCGTCCTGGCGCTGACGCTGGGCGGGCAGAAGCCGGGAACCTTCTTCCGCGCCATGACGCCGGTCTATGCCGTGGCGCTCTCCACCCAGTCCTCGCTGGCCAGCCTGCCGGCCATGCTTTCCGCCACCCGCCGCATGGGGGTGCGCGAAGCGACCACCGATTTCGTCCTGCCGCTGGCGGTGGCGATCTTTCGCGGCACCAGCCCGGCAATGAACATGGGCGTGGCGATCTATGCCGCCTACCTTACCGGCACGCCGCTTTCGGCCTGGGCATTGGGCGCGGGCGTGCTGGTGGCCTTTCTTGTCTCGCTCAGTTCGGTATCGCTGCCGGGCACGCTCAGCTTCGTCATCTCGGTGGGGCCGATCGCCAATGCCATGGGCGTGCCGATTGCCCCCTTGGCGCTGCTGGTGGCGGTGGAGATGCTGCCCGATATCATGCGCACCCTGGGCAACGTGACGATGGACGTGGCGACGACGGCCACCGTCGACCGGGCGCAGGAAAGGGATTCCTGA
- a CDS encoding fatty acid desaturase, protein MTITKISAIPDDKEMLRAAVELTRDISTARPEIYWPDMLVSAAVGYGALYGAIAAVLGGQPAWIALAFGLVSSLALYRALLFIHELTHIHETALPGFRFAWNLLVGMPMLTPSFMYEGVHTLHHARTRYGTVDDPEYLPLALMKPWTLPLFAAIAVLLPIGLLIRSALLVPLGAVIPPLRRLVWERVSSLSINPAFRRRAPEGSFRTMVFWQELGASLWALFLLWSAWAWDWRPLAVAMGVISLTAVLNQVRTLVAHLWANDGDAMTVTGQYLDSVNVPPPGLLAELWAPVGLRYHALHHLLASMPYHSYPEAHRRLARQFGNGTTYDKANYPGLLPLVGKLVSSTMVRR, encoded by the coding sequence ATGACCATCACCAAGATTTCCGCAATTCCCGACGACAAGGAAATGCTGCGCGCCGCTGTAGAGCTGACGCGCGACATTTCCACGGCGCGGCCCGAAATCTACTGGCCGGACATGCTGGTTTCGGCAGCGGTGGGCTATGGTGCCCTTTACGGCGCGATCGCCGCCGTGCTGGGCGGGCAACCCGCCTGGATTGCACTGGCCTTCGGCCTGGTCTCCTCGCTGGCGCTCTACCGGGCGCTGCTGTTCATCCATGAGCTGACCCATATCCACGAAACCGCGCTTCCCGGCTTCCGCTTTGCCTGGAACCTGCTGGTCGGCATGCCCATGCTGACGCCCTCCTTCATGTACGAGGGCGTCCATACCCTGCACCACGCGCGCACCCGCTATGGCACGGTGGACGATCCGGAATACCTGCCGCTGGCCCTGATGAAACCGTGGACCCTGCCGCTCTTCGCCGCGATTGCCGTGCTCCTGCCGATCGGCCTGTTGATCCGCTCCGCCCTGCTGGTGCCGCTGGGCGCGGTCATTCCGCCGCTGCGCCGCCTGGTGTGGGAACGGGTGTCCTCGCTCTCCATCAACCCCGCCTTCCGCCGCCGTGCGCCCGAAGGATCGTTCCGCACCATGGTGTTCTGGCAGGAGCTTGGCGCCAGCCTGTGGGCGCTGTTCCTGCTGTGGAGCGCCTGGGCGTGGGACTGGCGGCCGCTGGCGGTGGCGATGGGCGTGATTTCGCTCACGGCCGTGCTGAACCAGGTGCGCACGCTCGTCGCCCACCTGTGGGCCAATGACGGCGATGCGATGACGGTGACGGGCCAGTACCTCGATTCGGTCAACGTGCCGCCGCCGGGCCTTCTGGCAGAGCTGTGGGCCCCGGTCGGCCTGCGCTATCACGCGCTGCATCACCTGCTGGCTTCGATGCCCTACCACTCATACCCTGAGGCGCACCGCCGCCTTGCCCGCCAGTTCGGCAACGGGACGACCTATGACAAGGCAAACTATCCGGGCCTGCTGCCGCTGGTCGGCAAGCTGGTATCGAGCACGATGGTGAGGCGCTGA
- the lptG gene encoding LPS export ABC transporter permease LptG has protein sequence MLSDFFPSRTLTLYLAKLFVTRILAVLVMLVLVLQMLDLLGESGAILAKPGNGEAQLWTYVTLRVPQLVARFLPYSVLLATLLTFWPLNQNSEIISMRAAGLSAHQVLAPMLLTALVVALLSFAFNERVVTRATATLKAWQAAEYGAIPKQGGARANVYLRDGDNILMAASLSGRGPAMEMTNVTWYRRDAGSIVQGQIRAPRATYAAPGWKLENAVEFDVQGARSKSLGTVILAKGVTPEQIAISKVDPDAENIFELGRSISALKAAGRRTSELEGKWWHKISGPLSALLMPLLGSVAAFGLARSGQLLIRGVIGMALGFLYFVIDNAALAIGNFGGYPPLIAAWSPFFLFALLGETVLVRTEE, from the coding sequence ATGCTGTCTGATTTCTTCCCCTCCCGCACGCTGACGCTTTATCTGGCCAAGCTGTTCGTCACCCGCATCCTCGCCGTGCTCGTCATGCTGGTGCTGGTGCTGCAGATGCTCGACCTGCTCGGCGAAAGCGGTGCCATCCTTGCCAAGCCGGGCAATGGCGAGGCGCAGCTGTGGACCTATGTCACCCTGCGCGTGCCACAACTCGTCGCGCGGTTCCTGCCCTATTCGGTGCTGCTGGCGACCTTGCTCACCTTCTGGCCGCTCAACCAGAACAGCGAGATCATCTCGATGCGGGCTGCCGGGCTTTCGGCGCACCAGGTGCTCGCGCCGATGCTGCTGACGGCGCTGGTCGTCGCGCTGCTCAGCTTCGCTTTCAATGAACGGGTCGTCACGCGCGCCACGGCGACGCTCAAGGCCTGGCAGGCTGCAGAGTATGGCGCGATTCCCAAGCAGGGCGGTGCCAGGGCCAACGTCTACCTGCGCGATGGCGACAATATCCTGATGGCCGCTTCGCTCTCCGGACGCGGGCCGGCCATGGAGATGACCAACGTCACCTGGTATCGCCGCGATGCCGGATCGATCGTCCAGGGCCAGATCCGCGCACCGCGTGCCACCTATGCGGCCCCCGGCTGGAAGCTGGAGAACGCCGTCGAATTCGACGTGCAGGGCGCACGCAGCAAGTCGCTGGGTACCGTTATCCTCGCCAAGGGCGTGACGCCGGAGCAGATTGCGATCAGCAAGGTCGATCCCGATGCCGAGAACATATTCGAGCTTGGCCGCTCGATCAGCGCGCTGAAGGCCGCCGGGCGCCGCACCAGCGAGCTGGAGGGCAAGTGGTGGCACAAGATTTCCGGTCCGCTTTCGGCCTTGCTCATGCCGCTGCTCGGCTCGGTTGCCGCCTTCGGCCTGGCGCGTTCGGGCCAGTTGCTGATCCGCGGCGTGATCGGCATGGCGCTGGGCTTTCTCTACTTCGTGATCGACAATGCCGCGCTGGCCATCGGCAATTTCGGTGGCTACCCGCCGCTCATCGCCGCCTGGTCGCCCTTCTTCCTCTTCGCGCTACTGGGCGAGACGGTTCTGGTCAGGACCGAGGAATAG